A window of Hordeum vulgare subsp. vulgare chromosome 5H, MorexV3_pseudomolecules_assembly, whole genome shotgun sequence genomic DNA:
CAGCGGGCAAGATGACGATGGTGGTCGGGGTGGACGAGAGCGAGCACAGCTACTACGCGCTGCAGTGGACGCTCCTCCACTTCTTCTCCCCGGGGCAGCAGCAGTACCGCCTCGTCGTCGTCACGGCCAAGCCCACCGCCGCGTCCGCCGTCGGCCTCGCCGGACCAGGTGCGCGCCCTCTTCCCGCCCTCCCCCGCGTTTCCAGAATTGGGGACTGCGTCCGATCGGTTCCGTACCGGAGATTTATCGGTCAGTTTTAACTTTTCAGGTGCCGCGGACGTGCTGCCGTTCGTGGAAGCGGACCTGAAGCGGAGCTCGCTGCGCGTCATCGACAAGGCCAAGGAGCTCTGCGCGCAGGCGCAGGtatatttctgatgagtatataatATTCCCGGTAACTGTCTGATTTCCCCGCGGATGACAAGACTAGTTGGACCAAATTTAAGCTGGCTTCGACTTGAGAATCGGTTGTCAGTTTGAGATTATGCTTCGAGCGAGGGTGGTGAACCATTTTTGCTCATTATAAGATTGTTGATGATTTTGCTGTAGGTGGGCGATGGTGTCTTCGAAGTGGTGGAGGGGGATGCAAGGAACGTCCTCTGTGAGGCGGTCGAAAGGAATCACGCAGAGATGCTGGTTGTGGGCAACCATGGCTATGGAGCAATCAAAAGGTATTGCAGCATTTTGCTACTTGTGCTCTGTTCTCCCCTGCTTGCAGTTTGGATGAATGGCACCTTGGCGGTGTTGGCGACAATTGCTACTCTCTCCAAGCCTAAAACCCATGGAAATAAATCCATGAACTGTCCTCCTAGTTAGACACCTCTGGTATTCAATACGAAATATCTCCCATGTTTTACTTTCAATTATCCATCATTGCTAGCTTGCATTATCAACTTTGCTGATTctcgcaaaaaaataaaatatatatcaACTTTCCTGAACTTTGCTGCAGGGCTGTTCTTGGAAGTGTGAGCGACTACTGCACCCACCACGCGCACTGCAccgtgatgattgtgaagaagccaaAGCACAAGCACTGAGCAACGCCCAGCCTTGACTGGTCGCTGAACCCAGTGATCGGTATTTGTGCATGTTTGTGAATAAATGGATCGCAGATGTCACAGTTCACACCTTCAGAAGAGTAGTGAACTCCTGCAAGTAGCTACATGTGGATTCTTGTTTGAGATGGTGAATAACTGATGCGCCTCATCAGAACACTGTTATTTGTGATTGCAGATTCATGCATTGTACAAGCGTTGTATGTATATGTAAATTTAATCAAGACTGCAAGTCCCTTGCAGTGGACACGTGTGTTTACTTCTTGTAGAAGTGTGGTTTGTAAATTCATTCCTCTtctgttcagatttttttttcctTGCAAAAAGAGACTCACAAAAGCAATGGAACAAAATTTGATAGCCACAGGACACTGAGGCTACCCTGCGCGCTTCCCGCGCTCCGGGTCCTCCTCCCAGCCGCTAGCCCCATTTTTCAGCGGTCTAAATCGTTCGCGTCATCAGCTGCttcccttcttctcttgttcatcatcatcaaAGCCAACCAAGTGCAGGGTAGGCCACTAGGTAGCTGGCCCAAGGAAACATGGCGGCGGAGGGAGAGGCCCTCATGGCAGCGGAGAGGGCAGAGACGTCGACtgcaccggcggcggcggcgacggaatCAGCAGCAAACGGGAAACCGGCGGCGAGCTGGAAGCCGGCGATGGTGCTGGGGATCGACGAAAGCGAGCACAGCTACTACGCGCTGGAGTGGACGATCCACCATTTCTTCGCCCCCGGCCAGCCGCAGCAGTACCACCTCATCGTGGTCAGCGCCAAGCCACCTGCCGCCTCCGTCATCGGCATCGCCGGCATAGGCACGGCGGAGCTGCTCCCGAAGGTGGAGCTCGACCTCAAGCGCGCCTCCGCCAGAGTCATcgacaaggccaaggagcactgCTCACATGTATGCGGCGTGCTTTGTGAGATCGTGTGGAGGCTTCGCTTTATTGGTCGCCATGTAGCATAATAAGCTATTAAGTAATGATACATCGTCGCTATGCATATGCAGGTGACCGATGTCAGCTATGAAGTGAAAGAGGGCGACGCCAGGAATGTGCTGTGCGAGGCAGTTGAGAGGCATCATGCAGACATGCTGGTTATGGGCAGCCATGGCTACGGTGCTTTCAAGAGGTTCGTTTGCCTTTCTACCTTTGGTACTCGCGCTTCTATCGTTTCAAAATAATTTAAGTATTTCTACTAGAAAAATAACAATTTAAGTTTTCTTCTATATCAAACTTCATTAAATTTGACCAAAACTATGAAAGAAAGATCCTAAAAGCATCTATAGCCGGACTTAGTAAATATGACCCCTTAAATATCCGCAGACACACCCTTTCACTGAATGATAGTCTCTATTTGTCTGTCCGTACAATcactctttattttctttttcgtaTATCCGGTCACTTAGACGTGATTGGTGAAAATGAagagaaggaaagaaaaaaattaaTTAAAAAGGTGGTCTAAGGTGGGACCGCGTTCTATTTGGCGGATTCATCGGGCGCGTCCGCGAGCTTTCATATCTTCCCTGCATTTGTCCTTAACATGAGGGTTTACGAACAACCCGCACGTATAGAGATGATATGAAATGTTCGATGGGGtcactttttttctctttcctgCCTGGCCACTAACCGGACGAGTCCATATGAGATATGATTTGAGacgtccggctgtagatgctctcgtATCTGGGGCGCATCAACTCAGAGGTTGCCCTCCAATGAATGATTTGTTCGCTAGTGAAGGCACCCTCCAATGAAATATTTCAAGTGATTCAGTCTTTGTTCCCTCTGGCGCAACCCATGTTTGACCCAGAGGCTCATTTAACTTTCTCTTTTTTGAAAAAGTTCCATCAATAAAAAAATATACTCTAATTACCATGATCTAATTTCTAAAAAAAGACATTTTACTTTGTAAAAGCTGTCATATCTTTAACTTTCTAAATATACAATGATTATGGAACAACTAGGTATGAACTGTAAAATAAAATTTGCAATGATAAACTTTAAAACGGCCATCCTTTGGATAAAAATGGCACACGCAAAATAAACAACCACAAACTCATATATTGAGGAAATGCCATATGCTCTGAGAAAAAATTGCAGCGCTACTTTATAAAATTGTCATCCTCCTACAATAAAACTATTATTccattaaaaataaaaaaatgccatCATCTCAAACATTAAAAATTTCCATTCTATTTATAATAAAAAATGGCCTCATCTCAATAATAAAAATGGCATCCTATTGTTAATAAATGCCATGCGCTTAGTAATAAAAATTTCTTGCCATTGGAAATAAATTTTTCATCTCTCGATAATAAAAATGTCATCATATTTCTTTTCCTTGAAAAATGCCATCCTATTATTGAAAAAAAATGCCATCCTATTGTTTATTAAAAATGTCATGTGCTTAGTAATAAAATTTGCACGTCATTAATAGTAAAAAATGTCATCTCTCAAAAATAATTATGCCATCTCTTAATAATAAAAATGTCATCCTTTCAATAACAAAAAGTTCCATCCTCCTAAAGAAATGTCAtgctataaaaataaaattgccCTGTGAGAAATGAAAagatttcgggatttttgggtgaACTGAAAAAAATTAACTTTGAAAACCCATATGTGGCATTTTAACCACAAAAGATTGCCAAAAGCTCTCTCAACTCAGTGGTCATAGACACCTATGCATGCACGTGAGGCTGTGTGTTCCACCCCCAACTTGTCACCTTTGTTGTTCAATTTTTGCACCCCAAAAAAACCCGCACGTGCTAGGGAGCAGCTTACAACGAAACAATCAATTTTTTGCACCCAAAATAAAAACCCGCATGTTCGCTAGAGAGCAGCATACAACGAACAACTGAAGGGGATCTACGTGGTAATGGCCTTGCGCCAAAATCCGTGCGAtggttggtaaggtggtcgtcaggGTTAGCCCCCTAACAAACGTTTGCCAGGTAACATTTCCGATAAAAAAATATTAG
This region includes:
- the LOC123398662 gene encoding universal stress protein PHOS34-like; the encoded protein is MAGETGATAASGPAAGKMTMVVGVDESEHSYYALQWTLLHFFSPGQQQYRLVVVTAKPTAASAVGLAGPGAADVLPFVEADLKRSSLRVIDKAKELCAQAQVGDGVFEVVEGDARNVLCEAVERNHAEMLVVGNHGYGAIKRAVLGSVSDYCTHHAHCTVMIVKKPKHKH
- the LOC123398661 gene encoding universal stress protein PHOS34-like: MAAEGEALMAAERAETSTAPAAAATESAANGKPAASWKPAMVLGIDESEHSYYALEWTIHHFFAPGQPQQYHLIVVSAKPPAASVIGIAGIGTAELLPKVELDLKRASARVIDKAKEHCSHVTDVSYEVKEGDARNVLCEAVERHHADMLVMGSHGYGAFKRAVLGSVSDYCTHNAHCTVMIVKQPKHHKKHEQLGFHRKDA